CATTGCGACGGAAACTACCAGATATTTTCAGCCCTCGCGCCTTGTAGTGCATGGGATATGTGCCTTTCACAGTCATCACACGTCAGTACTTCGCAAAACCCGGGTATTCAGAAACAAACTCGACGTTGCCTTGACCGTGGGTGGACAGGACCCAATGGCTTACAAAGATTTTCTTCCTCGTTGATTCGTTCTTGTCACTTTCAATCTTGCCTTTCGCGGGCTACAATAGGGCTTACAAGCTTTCGGCAGGAACCCGTAGTCGACCCATTCGTCACATTCGAGAGAGTTTCAGTTTCTGGCCTGTCAAATTCACGGACCTTTCAGATCTATCGCCAAGCTTTCTTCTGGCGCGACACGATTGCCAATTGCCGGGTCAATGCCAAAACACACGCAGTCCCACAAGTGAGGCTGGTAGAGGAGAAGCTGCCTCCTCCACCCATGGGGAGTTATTCACGATCACAAAATGAGTTTCGTAAGGTGGCGACCGGCTGGTACTTCAGTTGGAGAACCAACTTCGTTGGCGTGCCCTGTGAACTTTGGGCAAACCGTCATGGTCTATCCGGAACAGCCACTGGTATGGTGTCCCTAAAACCGTCTAACCCTACGCACCTTGTGGTGCCCTTCATAGTATCAGCTCCTTTTCACAATGCAGCTGTGATTAGTTACCGATTTTGTCATTAAGATTCAGTATCTTCGATTAACCTACGGATTGCGGAAATACGTGCTGTTAAATATGCGGTGCTCCCAATCCCATTCAGGCAATAATCCCCAATTTCGACGGTTTTGTCCTCGATGAATAGACCTGAATAACTGAAAAGACTCTCTCTGTAACGCTAAGATTGATGAGTTTGTCGAGAGCCAAATCGCAAGCACGAAAGGAGCATTTTTGGGTGAATCACGCCCCAAAACACCGTCGTCGGTAAAGCAGTAAAATACTTACACGCTTCAATCTCCATTCTCTCGCGGCCTTTGGCGGAGCGACAGGGCTCATAGATTTCGTTCTTGTAACCGATGTTGCGAGAAATTTTTGGGTGGACGATCTGCATCAACGAACAAATGCCGAACGGGTGCTAAGTTCCAGATCAATGCTATGGCACTGACAGTCATACTTAGCTCCCACCTGGGTCAGGAACCACGTTTCCGCTTCGAGGAAGATCCCCTTCTTAAACTTAAGCTTGATTTACCGAGGTTGCCCGATACCACCCTGCTGTACAAGGACTTAAAACGGCTGGCTCCCTGGGCATGTAGGTAATCCGCTCAGCACAGCGTCAAATACTGAAATCCGTGCTCTCTCAAGGACAGAATATTGTCGTGGATATCGACTCTTCCGTAGAAACGGTATATGGCTATCAAGAGAATTCTCTCGTCCAGCTTAATCCACATCATCACGGCGGAGCTAGCTTTCATCCGGTGCTGGCATTTGACTCGCAGACTGGTTGTTGCATCTATGACGAACTGCGCTGTGGTGACGTTCACACCCCGGATGGGTTCGCATTTTACGAGGCGATAATGTTACAAGTACCGTAATAACGCTGAGAATCACATCAACGAAGCGAATTACGTTTTTGGTACTACCGTGCCAACAAGCATGGCAAGGTCTGAAGTTGCTGGCCTGAAACCTACTCCTGCGGTACAAACAAGTGGCGTTACAACCAGTAGTTGGTACGTGGACAGTGGGACGACTTCGGCGAAGACTCTTGTTCCTACCCGGAAGTCTGGTTCGACACGTAAGATAGTAGGCCATGCGTGTCCCCGAGTTTGCAGAGCGCCTATCGGCGCAGATACTGCAGGGCGCACCTTAGTCATTTTCAAATCGAATATGGGAACGTAGTGGCCTAGCACTGGTTAATGCACAATCCGTCGAAATCCGAGATAATGGTTGTTGGGCTTCTGAACGGTATTTCGGACACGTTGGTTATGACTATGGTCTCAAGCGCTTTTATGATTCACTTGGTGTCGTTTGATGGAACTAATATGTTTTAGAAGGGCACCATGTTTGACCGCCGTCCGTTGGTTCCTTCGCAGGTACCCGGTTCCCAACTTACAAGTTGGATTATTTGGAGCCCCGCAAAATGTGTAAGTATTGCATTTTGTCGGTGTAGGGATAGAATGTTGCCTGGCACATTTCACATACGTCGGAGTTCTTTTCGGGAGCGGAGCAAGTATTTCAATGGGTGAACTCATCGTGGATTGCGTACTCTTCTTGCCACCCCAACCCGTTCGCGAACTTCGTCCGTAGTGACAGGGGAGAGCGGGAGACCCCTCGCGGGGTTTTTCCATTATATGGAATGCTTCTGTAATCAGGATACTATTGGTAACTTGTCGGGGAGGAACTGTGGTCAATGCTGAGAGAAGTACTGCTATGGATTCATCCTGTATTGATTAGTCTTGCGATTGTAGCCGTCTTTTTTTCGCTGTTTAATTTCGGAGCCGTCAAACGTATTTTGATTGGTCATCCGATGCGGACGCGGGAACTTCAACAATCC
The Alicyclobacillus curvatus genome window above contains:
- a CDS encoding transposase, with product MLSQGQNIVVDIDSSVETVYGYQENSLVQLNPHHHGGASFHPVLAFDSQTGCCIYDELRCGDVHTPDGFAFYEAIMLQVP